One Setaria viridis chromosome 5, Setaria_viridis_v4.0, whole genome shotgun sequence genomic region harbors:
- the LOC117855551 gene encoding uncharacterized protein, which translates to MQSSSQARSSSYYAVLGVHPGASATEIRSAYHRLAMRWHPDKIASGRAADPARAEEAKAMFQQIHEAYQVLSDEKRRALYDAGMYHPLDDDQEDVEGFHDFLQEMISLMATVGREEPVYSLGELQSMLDGMIQDFAAPHQPEPTAFFTGGASQLFAEPSGAEQSSPSARMHPQGIGDSACFSRTAFSR; encoded by the exons ATGCAGTCGTCGTCGCAGGCGAGGTCGTCGTCGTACTACGCCGTGCTCGGCGTCCACCCGGGCGCCTCCGCCACCGAGATACGAAGCGCCTACCACCGCCTGGCCATG AGGTGGCACCCGGACAAGATCGCCAGCGGCCGCGCGGCGGACCCGGCGCGCGCGGAGGAGGCCAAGGCCATGTTCCAGCAGATACACGAGGCCTACCAAG TGCTGTCGGACGAGAAGAGGAGGGCGCTCTACGACGCCGGGATGTACCACCCGCTCGACGACGACCAGGAGGACGTGGAG GGTTTCCATGACTTCCTTCAGGAGATGATCTCGCTCATGGCCACCGTGGGGAGGGAG GAGCCCGTGTACAGCCTGGGTGAGCTCCAATCCATGCTGGACGGGATGATCCAGGATTTCGCCGCCCCTCATCAACCCGAGCCCACCGCCTTCTTCACCGGCGGCGCGTCGCAGTTGTTCGCCGAGCCGAGCGGCGCGGAGCAGAGCAGCCCTTCCGCGCGCATGCATCCCCAGGGGATCggcgactcggcgtgcttcAGCCGGACGGCTTTCTCTCGGTGA